The following are from one region of the Brienomyrus brachyistius isolate T26 chromosome 4, BBRACH_0.4, whole genome shotgun sequence genome:
- the LOC125740824 gene encoding protein NYNRIN-like, with translation MAKAVHGLDHVSRDGMVAAVTRVWHAPGFATAAAQFCGKCMVCMKFNVGKGIPTGPAVTPSPQSPFDHLQMDFIELTPCRGYKYCLVIVDLFSRWVEAFPCRRPDALSVAKCLLKEVIPRWGIPSKITTDNGPAFIAEILAKLSHWMEIDLKHYCAYHPSSGGIVERANQTLKLKLAKISETTGLPWVDALPLALLFMRARTHRQTGLAPFEVLTGRPMRVLSPSRYVTLETVEGDLLTYLTGLRQAIGAAWDQVRANWRNPEGELPRAVTLLEPGSWVLVRDLRRKRWNTPRWRGPHQVLMANSVMFLRAPPLPYADDPLLPAWLYDPQPQVVVHATGNANTAGDSCSIRPPPAHFDPLRNGPAFYYTADSDCL, from the exons ATGGCCAAAGCCGTTCATGGCCTGGATCATGTGTCTCGGGACGGGATGGTGGCAGCTGTGACTCGGGTGTGGCATGCCCCTGGGTTTGCCACAGCTGCTGCCCAATTCTGCGGGAAGTGTATGGTGTGCATGAAATTCAATGTGGGAAAGGGCATCCCAACCGGCCCTGCAGTGACCCCGAGTCCCCAAAGCCCATTCGATCACCtgcagatggatttcattgaGCTAACGCCGTGCAGGGGATATAAGTATTGCTTGGTGATTGTAGATTtgttttccagatgggtggaggcaTTTCCTTGCCGTCGCCCTGATGCTCTGAGTGTGGCTAAATGTCTGTTAAAGGAGGTGATTCCACGATGGGGCATTCCATCTAAAATCACCACAGACAACGGTCCTGCGTTCATCGCAGAGATCCTGGCTAAATTGTCCCATTGGATGGAAATTGATTTGAAGCATTATTGTGCCTATCACCCCTCGAGTGGGGGGATAGTGGAGAGAGCAAATCAGACACTTAAACTGAAATTGGCGAAAATTTCAGAGACGACGGGCCTgccctgggtggatgccctgcccCTGGCTTTGTTATTCATGCGAGCAAGGACGCACCGCCAAACAGGATTGGCTCCTTTCGAAGTGTTGACGGGAAGGCCGATGCGTGTTTTGTCTCCCTCGCGATATGTCACACTGGAGACCGTGGAAGGGGATTTGCTGACTTATCTTACAGGTTTGCGGCAGGCGATAGGTGCAGCCTGGGACCAGGTTCGTGCCAATTGGAGGAATCCAGAGGGAGAGCTGCCACGAGCTGTGACACTGCTCGAGCCAGGGAGCTGGGTGTTGGTTCGCGACCTGAGGAGGAAAAGATGGAACACGCCGAGATGGAGGGGACCCCACCAGGTCTTGATG GCAAATTCTGTTATGTTCCTACGGGCTCCCCCTCTTCCCTACGCGGATGATCCTCTTCTTCCCGCCTGGCTCTACGACCCTCAGCCCCAGGTTGTCGTCCATGCGACCGGCAACGCCAACACCGCTGGTGACTCCTGTTCCATCCGGCCGCCACCAGCCCACTTCGACCCGCTGCGCAATGGTCCGGCGTTTTACTACACTGCGGACTCTGATTGTTTGTGA